DNA from Bacillus sp. SM2101:
ACGGTAAGTACCTTGCGCTTCCTTAGTGGTTGGTCGATGTGTACCCCCACAGTGGACTTTCACCACCTAGATAGTTGCCATGCCTGGCACACTAGAAAAAAGAGCTTGATTACCCAAGCTCCTCTTTATTTTGTTATTTCACTATTAATTTAGATGTTAATTGATAACCATTTATTGGTCAATTTTCACTGTTTATTGGTGTTTTGGACTCCAAACCCAACTCCGTTAGTTTTCGATGACTGTGCTTTCTTTTTTTGCTTTATCTTTCTACAAGGTACTTTACGGTGATGGAAACCTACCTGCAGCAAAAGATGTTCCGCCTACATTAACAGTCCCCGTTCCAGTTAGATTAGCAAACAAGAGAACTGTAACAACATCGCCAGGTTGCAATTGTACGATTGTACATACACTTATTAATTGAGTAGCTGGAGTTGTTCTATCATCGGTGACTTCCCCTACAGTGCCACCATTAACAGCAATTTGCACTGTAATTATTGATTGTTGTCCAGCCGCTAAATTTGAAACAAAATTCACATTGGTACATATGGAATAAACACCTGATTGTTGTGGTATAAACTCTGACGCAGTAGCATCGTACTCATTATTTAAATCAAATAATTGATTGTTAAAATTTAAAGAAACTTCTGTATTAATTACTGTTATTAGTTGGGGAGCATTTGCTTGAGCTCTAAACGCTGATTGAGGGTCAGACATTCCTGATGGCCCAGTTGCACCTTGAACTCCCATTGGACCCTGCACTCCCATCGGACCTTGTGGCCCCTGTTTACCTGGTGGTCCCTGAGGACCTTGAGGTGGTGGTGCCACAACTCTACATTTACAATCTTTGTCTCTCATTAGTAATTTTCACCTTCTAAAATGTTTTTTACTTTATATTTATGGTTATGTTTTATAGAAGGTTGGACTGTCATGTATTACGTGATAAAAATGTGTATGTGTCTATGTTATTAAGAGCAAGGTTCTAAACAAACGATATACAACAAACAAGATTCCTTATTATGTAAAATAGTGCAATCGTTCTAATTTTTCTATTCTGAAGAACTGGAACTAAGCGACTATATTGCACTAGCAATAATGCTGTTTTCGCATTGATTATTGCTTATCGTACCTTGATATAAGCACGTCTACATCAAATTTTCGAGGCAACTTTTCAATTTTTAGAATCTACGAGCCCTCATAAAACTCATTATATTGTCCATTATTATTAAAGATAGCAACAAAGTACGAAAAGAGCCTTCAATAAAAGAAAGGCTCACTTCTTAGAGAAAAGCACCATATTGCTGAAGATTACTATTGTTTATTTTAGCCGTTAATTAACTTACTAATCTCCTAAGATATAAGATATAAGTTATATATTCTTAATCTATACTTATATTTCAAAAAAATAAGGGCCCAATCCTGCCTCTTGTTCATGGGTTTGTATATAAGTCCATGTAAAATCTTCGTTAACTATATATATATCCCTTTCACCTTTAAAATCCTCTGTCGTAATATTTTCAGCATTTTCAAGTGAGTATGAGTATGTATTTTGATAAAATACATAAATTTTGTTTTTCTTTAATGTATTGAAAGCTTCAATGGCTTTTTCTTTTTCTTTACAAGGCAATACTTGAAAGCTGAAAATATGCCATAGATATTGGTGTAAAAAGATTTCATCTTTTTTACTTTGACTAATGGAATTCGTAAACGTATCTTCCCATCGTTTCCTTACTTCAGCATTACCAATATAGGTAAGTCCGACCCCTTTTTGATCCATCTTATCTTTAAACTCGTATCTTGATTTGATTTCCTTTGCATAAAATGTTAATTCAAAAACCGCATCATCTGTTAATTCCTGAATAATTGAATGCAATTGCTCTCTATTCGAATTCATGATTTCACCTACAATGAAAATTTATACTACAACATGTAGTTTATAACTATTATCATTGTTTGTAAGCTATAAACATTCCCTTTACTAAAATCCCCTATCAAATTTATCACACTTCTACTCGAAAAGTGTCAGGTTATTTAATGACTTTTCGCTCGAACACTAGTAAACTAACATAATCTTGTGTTGCACATCATAAGTTGTTGTATTAGTTCTTCTGCATCAAGCATTTCCTC
Protein-coding regions in this window:
- a CDS encoding DUF4275 family protein produces the protein MNSNREQLHSIIQELTDDAVFELTFYAKEIKSRYEFKDKMDQKGVGLTYIGNAEVRKRWEDTFTNSISQSKKDEIFLHQYLWHIFSFQVLPCKEKEKAIEAFNTLKKNKIYVFYQNTYSYSLENAENITTEDFKGERDIYIVNEDFTWTYIQTHEQEAGLGPYFFEI